In one window of Anopheles stephensi strain Indian unplaced genomic scaffold, UCI_ANSTEP_V1.0 ucontig296, whole genome shotgun sequence DNA:
- the LOC118516452 gene encoding 60S ribosomal protein L15, with translation MGAYRYVQELYRKKQSDVMRYLLRIRVWQYRQMTRFHRAPRPSRPDKARRLGYKAKQGYSIFRIRVRRGGRKRPVPKGCTYGKPKSHGVNQLKPYRCLQSVAEERVGRRLGGLRVLNSYWVAQDAAHKYYEVIMVDPSHNAIRRDANVNWVCNAVHKHRELRGLTSAGKSSRGLGKGYRYSQTIGGSRRACWRRRNRLHMRRYR, from the exons ATGGGGGCATACAGATACGTCCAGGAGCTGTACCGCAAGAAGCAGAGCGATGTGATGCGCTACCTGCTGCGTATTCGCGTTTGGCAGTACCGCCAAATGACCAGATTCCACCGTGCACCTCGTCCGTCCCGTCCGGACAAGGCCCGCCGCCTGGGATACAAGGCCAAGCAGGGCTACTCCATCTTCCGCATTCGTGTCCGCCGTGGTGGTCGCAAACGCCCGGTCCCCAAGGGTTGCACGTACGGCAAACCGAAGAGCCATGGTGTGAACCAGCTCAAGCCGTACCGCTGCTTGCAGTCCGTTGCTGAG GAACGTGTTGGTCGTCGTCTGGGAGGTCTGCGTGTACTGAACTCGTACTGGGTGGCTCAGGATGCTGCCCACAAGTACTACGAGGTCATCATGGTCGACCCGTCTCACAACGCCATCCGTCGTGACGCAAACGTGAACTGGGTTTGTAACGCCGTGCACAAGCATCGTGAGCTTCGTGGTCTCACCTCCGCTGGAAAGAGCTCGCGCGGTCTGGGCAAGGGCTACCGCTACTCCCAGACCATCGGAGGATCGCGTCGTGCCTGCTGGCGTCGCCGCAACCGCCTGCACATGCGACGATACCGTTAA